The Xiphophorus couchianus chromosome 6, X_couchianus-1.0, whole genome shotgun sequence genomic interval ACACATAAATGACTGATATTTGAGAGAAAGTAACTAATTACAATAGCTCTACTGCTTCACTACATTATGGATAAAATACTTAACTCTTCTCAGCTTCTGTTTTATGTCTACATGTGCAAGCACCTTGTGTGAAGTGTGTGTCTCCTCGTCTACACTGCTGTGTGCTCCAGGCTCCAAGTTGGGTGGCTTTAGGTCTGGAGGGAATGAAAGCTGCCACCATGAAGCAGTAGCTCTGTCCAGCATCCAGTCCTGAAACTTCTGCTGAGCTGGAGTCAGCAATCTTATATTTCTGTAAGgtagaaatcagatttttgacaCCGTTGAAAGCACAAAGATCCACTCcactaaaaataaacttcaaactAAACCTGATGTACTATTTGTGGAGTAAAAGCTAgatattttaaaccattttagaTCCTCAGCTTTGACACCAAGAGAACTGCTAAACAAGAAACcgttttgacattttatttctcataacTTATGAAAGTCAAACAatcttttcttaaacatttgaaatacacCTAGATCAAAGCTTTTGTGGGTTtgtctgctctgtcttctcaaaccccCAGCTCATGGCAGATAGCTGCTcacactgagccaggttctggttctgccagAGGTTTCTTGCAATCATGTTAGTGTTCCTTTAGGccagtggagaggaaaagccATTATGAAGCCTTTAGTGCAAATGAGTGGCTTCATAAGACCATTATACAGGTGAGGCTGCATTGGATGATGCATTCTCACTTGCATCATCCAATCACTTTGTCCCTGCCTCAGCCAATCCTCAATCAAGAATCCCTTTAAAAGGCTCATCATCCATGGATCCACCTGCACCACCGTGCTTCTGCCCACCTCCACCCCGTCTTCCCAGGCTCCCCTCCTTTCCTGTCTCTACTCCAGCACCAGTGTCTGGCTCCAGGAGAAGAAGACTCTAATCCTCGTCCTAAGCTGTCAATTCAAGCTGGTGGTGATTCTCAGCATACAAGTCTTCTGCTGGGGTCCAACCGCCAAAGAACCTACTTTCAAGTCAAATAAAACTCTCTAATTGCTGCTTTTGTCTttgtgagtctctccagattcaATCATTTACTGtacatagcacattttcagaaattcaaAGTCATTTACATGAttggaaggaaataaagcaagcAATAAACCTGACACTGCAGTTGCAAACTTAAGGGAAAACAATGACTGGTTGAAAAACAGactaaactttaatttagttgttaattgttgtgaaaatatgatttcagtttagatttaaagaaactcagtgtttcagttgtttttggaagtttgttccagatgtgtggtgcatagaagctgaatgctgcttctccatgtctggttctagttctggggatgcagagcagataAAGGCTGGTAACCTTTATCTAACCAGTTAGGTTAGTTAACTGGTACTTAACCTAACCCATTAAGTACTGCATCAGAGAGTCCAATCCAGCTTTCTAGATGTTTCAATAATTATGGTCAATTGTGTTGAACACcacactgaggtccaacagaaccagcactgtggttcttccacagtctgtTGATATGAAAGCCACTGAACACTTTGATTCTCAGGACTGTGGTGAGcatggaaaccagactgaaaaACATCAAAGCAGTTGGTCATCAGGAAGCTATTTAACTGTTGCAACAGCTTTTTAGATCACTCTGCTGGTAAATGATCCTAGCCTTTGCCTTGCTACCCAATTCTGCTTGATTTTGATCGCCCTTCAGTGTTCCACCTGGgctttattaattaatttaaaccaaatatttttcataatatgcaagaaaaaaacttccTTCACCTAGTTAAAAAgcacacatttctctattagTTTTACTCACAATAGGAAGTTATATTACTATTTTACTTTAGGATAcattaaattcttgtttcaagttacatgaacaaaatttctgatctgataaataaattttattaaacatcacaatgaattctgctccaaaacatttagtgtgaattCTCAAGCTTTACAATCTGTTAGTAGcaataaaaccaacatttgCTTTAATGACACACAAGAGTTAGATCAATGTAACACACTTCCATCTCATTCACGGTGCCACACCGGAGACAAAAACACGCTGCTAAGCACACTGGGAAATATTTcccatttctgtctttttcttctttcagtttttttaagtactaacctaaaaactctagtttatccAACTCTTGAAGgtttaacaaaattaataaaaagttaaaacaacttACTGCTCTAAATTTGTCTTTCATAAACTcgcacatttaggttcaaaatctagaTCTCGCTAAATTAAGAGACCATACTGTATAAGCAATTCAGCTTCTACATTTTTCTGAGACAATATTTTTAGTGATGTTTGGTTATAGCAAAAAATACTTCATGGCTAATAAGATTCAAAAAGTGTCTCTAAGGATTCTGCATAGATGTTATCATGataatattgcaatatttaGATATCGGCCAAAAGTTCATTTTACAGCAACTCTGAGGAAACCATCATTCATCCTTTCTGGGACCTCtcttattcaaatgttttagaaatatattttttatttctaaaaagaaacTTGATAATAGATGTACTGTTTAACTTTACAACTATGTCAGGTGGTTTCTTCTGTTTGAAAACtccaagaaataaaatctttgttgtaAACTTAATGTTAATTTAGCAAAATTGAATATCCACTGCTGTAACTTTCTCAAGTCAAAACCCAAATTGAATGCCTGTTTTTACCTATGTATCTTCATATTTGTCTTCTTTAAAGTACTGTACCAATGCAAAAGCCTTAAAGACTTTATGAAgttgaatttaatttttcatgtaaTCTGCCcaactttgttgtatttttccttttcccaaTTCTATCTTTTGTTCTCTTGCTTGCTTTAAGCCTCATTAATTcattatgtatgtttttgtaatttgttgtacacacacaaacacacacacaccccctcccccccacacacacactcatacatgcatatatgtatatgtatatacatatatgtgtgtgtgtgtgtgtgtgtgcgtgtgtgggtaggcgtgtgtgtgtgatatatGTTTCACTGAACtgaggttttaaaaacatttcaaaacaagaaGGGGTTGACCATCATATCACAGCTGTTGATATAAAACAGAGTTTCTAAAGCGCTGATATAGATACTGTTCTCAAATAAGCAGCATACCTCTCCTGTGCTTCCAGATTTGGAGTAGATGATCTTATACTTCAGATCATTTTTCAGAATGTCCTTGATGGTTTGCTGCTTCCCTCCCACAGTGATGGAGGTCAGCGGATGTGTGATGTTGAGGATGACGGTGCCCTCATCAACATCCGTGATGGAAAATTCCAAAGCGCTGATATTGCCTACCGAGATGAGACAGCAGTGATAATGAGATGTTTTGTCTGGCTTAACATATTAGGAATCAGGGAAAGTCACGTCACTGGTACAGTAGCTAAGTGAGTCCACAtatcactcactcactcacaacAATACATATTTTTAGTGCTTACAATGTTGATTGAGTCAAAAAATTATAATGATcagtttgatgtgttttaactTATTATGCCTGGTATCCATGTCCATTATCTTTTTCCtatgtaaaacacaataaaaataattttatatatgtatactAACATTTTGTGTAACTCACAGTATTCAGCTAGGAAAACATGTCCTGGTTATTAAggatatgtttgttttgttagtatttaaaagttgtttaaagATATAGTAGTAGTCATAGTAGTAGCTTCAATTGTCACTTGATCAAATAGAACCTCACactgagcccggttctggttttGTTGGAGGTaccttcctgttaaaggggagtttacctctccactgttgctacatgcatTCTCAGTCggagggattgctgtaaagccAATCCCTCCGACTGAGAATGCATGTAGCAATCCCTCAGGGATTGATAATCAATTTACAATGTATGTCGTTGATTTGGAATCTGTTGCATGATTGCTTTGAACTGATCATGTTTGTAAAATGGCTGGAGATGATGTGCTGTAAATTTGTGTTacgtaaataaactgaatttatttttaactaaatgtaCCATctgcgacctgtccagggctgGGTGGCCACCAGCACCCCCAACAACCCTACTAGGAGTAAACATGtaagatgatggatggatggggtgGATTGGTATACTTATCTTGAACTTAAAAAGATTGAACAGATTAGATTTTGTGCCAAAATGTGGTTTACCTGTGCACTTTGTGTATCGGTTATGTGTAATCTCTTAGATATTTCACATTAGAAGTTGGTGGCTGAAAGTGATAATTTGATAAGTGTCAGTGGACTGGCCAGAAAAAgtgtacatttttttgtttttaagcttttggAGTTGCCAGTTTTCATTTTCGtttgattaaatataaaagGATTAAagcagggatgtcaaactccagttctcaagggccgcagtcctgcaacttttagatgtgtctctgctgcaccacctgaacacaataattaggtcattaaggctctggagaaatgatctacacaaggaggaggtaatgaagccatttcattccagcgttttgtagctgtggcacatctaaaaactgtaggtctgcggcccttgaggactggagtttgacacctgtggatTAAAGGGTCAAAGCGCGTTGACCACTGCATCCCAGTTCTTTCCcagtttagaaaatgtttgaataaatcTTGAGGAAAGGAAACAGAAGCAGCGAACATAGAAAACCTAATGAGTGATAAAATGCACTACATTATCGAGAGAACAGAAGATAAGTTGATGAACATAACTTTTAGTGTCTGTTCTTGACTTTCATGTTTCAATTAACATTTTGGGTAAAATAATGAGGAGAAAAGCTCTATGCAAAAGAGGTGGAGCCAGATTATGGTCTTTGATGAAAAGGGATTGAAGCTGGAGGGGAAGTTTTAGTCATGAACTGTTATTGGATGAGAATGGAATTTGGATTAGCAAGAAAGTcataaatggaagaaaatgcaaaagctGTCAAGTGCTCACatgtctgtgtgtgggtgtttggtAATGTGATACCTACTCTCTTTGTAGGGGTTAAACATTGGGGCATAGGTGTGAGGAAAGTCATAGTCCAAGCCAAACTTATCAGCAAGGTGGTCAGAGTCTGCTCTGATATCAGCTTCATAGTTCCTGTGAAGACAGAAAATCTTTCCtaaattttctctctttctgggGTTTGTTTGTTCTGTACTGAGCAGCTGCCAACCCCCATCCAAACTCGTACAGTTTGCCTGACTGAGTTTAACTTCAGCATTTACTCTGACTTTTAAAGCCGCTCAAGTGTTACACGGTTGTGATGCAGGCAGCAAACCTTAGCGCATCAGTTCCTGTCTATATTTCACTGAAATTTGATCAGGCAGTTTAATtctattaattttatatttatgttgtcAATTCATAGCACATGTTGTCTCAAAGACAGTTACAAGTCTGTGGTATTTTGGGGGGATATTTTTCAAAGCAACTAACACCCTGAGCAGAAAACATTGAATTAACaaagacaggaagcagcaggaagaTAATAGTCATAGCTACtaatttcatttcttcagaCCTGATGCAACACATATACATGTAGACTTATAGAATAAAAGGTGAATATTCCTGAACTACCAAGgtttatgttgatttttaagaaatgttgtcctttctaaagtttttctagaacatttcaaCTTCTTTCATAAAAGAATATTACACTCATGTATCAAATTCCAAATTAAATCCCTTCAAGTGTTCATTAAAGGTGcctttgtctctctctctagTTTTACAAGAAATGGTAGAAGTTACTTTAACTCATCATAATGAAAAAATGGTGATAGAAAaggcaattaaaaaataaaattctctgagaaaaatatatttattttataaaataaactgtgaaaagttttaaatgtcatcAATAAGGTCTCACTTGTTCGATGCTTCAAGCTGTTGAGTCAAATCACATTCAGTCTCTGACATGCTGAAGCAGTTATCAACATCCATCCAGTTGTGATCTCTGAAAGGTTTatgacaaaattacattttagcaGAAGAAAAACCTCCAAACACGACAAGACAATTATTTTAgaccaaagaaacaaacagcagatgTTGTAAACAAGAAGAGGTTAGACGAAGTCATTGTTTTGTAAGTCACAAGTAAATCTCAAGTCAAATTTCAAGTGAAGTCCCTAGTAAACGCATGCAAGCACCAAGTCAAGATAAAATCCTAGACTTTTGATTTTAAGTATTAAACAAGTCATTTGAtcaattacttttattaattaCTGGGTGATAATTCATAACatttgaattgttaaaataattttgaaaagtgtTGTTGATTGTCTGAACAACCAGTGATAGAAGCTGAACTTCAAAATGCTGGAACATTACTAGTGATGTTGCttttttctggaaatatttaccaaaaaaaattcaactgtcacaaaacaggaaaaaaaatattatccagaataaaagacaaaataaatcaatttcctATAGACATTGCAAATATTCCCCATGTCAACCAACTGCAACAGTAAATCCCTGATTTATAATATTACTTGATAAAGATCAAATCCTTAAATTAAcaaatctaattatttattcatctgtaTCAAAACAGGCTTTGTTGTAGAGTtgattttaatggaaatgattaCTGCAGCATCTACCTGCTCAGATGCACTTTAGGTTAAGACCCAAAGCTCAGAGACTTGCCATGTACACCTTTGGCTCTCCAGGCAAGAAGGACGGAATGATGTTGAGTCTTTGAAAAAGGAATAATGAGACTGGTACAAAAACTGTTAATCCCAGAATGCATTGAATTTACCTACTTTCAGTTTATATCTTCCTAATGGACATTCTGAAGGAAGGGGAATGAATTGGTGAGACATAGATTAGCGTGTGAGAGCTCTGTGTTTGCTGGCGAAGTGAGGCACAGCGACTTTGAAGTATCCCTGAATCCAGAGTACATACAGTTGGTGATTCTATTCTAGCCTTGACCCTGGCCTATTAAAGCTCAGCAGAGAGGATGCTGTCTCTATTTCAGTTGCTGAGCCGACGTTGCTAACCACCTGTCACTGCTTCCCATCCTTACTGGAATGCTGGAGCTGAGCAAAAAACCATGGTCCCACACACATTGTCCTGCCACTGCACTGTTCTGCACCAGATCAAGTTCACCCCACAGTCTGAGCTAACATGGACCAGCCAAACGGTGCCGCCACCTGGCAGCACTCACGCTGCGCTGGTGACAGTTGTCTCAACTGTCACCAGCTTGAAATTACCAACAGGTCTGGAGGAACATTCTGGTCTGCATTTAAAGTCTTACTGAAAATGCATTAACACTATTGTATAGAATGGTGCTGCTGTAACCTATCGGACATTTGGATGACTCTGTGcacaaatcatctttttttctttcccaactTTTCCCAAACCTCTTGGATAGCTCTGGATGAACAGACATCGCCAGCACTGTCATCATCTTTGCTTTCTTTGTAGTATGCAGAATGAAAGCAGATAAACGGAACAGTAGAAGCAGTCCACAGGAGGTGGAATTGCTGGAAAATGGTTAGGACTATGCGCTGGGCTGAACCCTTCACCTGGAACAGTTTAATTATTACGTGCCTGGCATACCCATgaaaccagacagaaaacaaactttctaCTTATTTTAAGatctcaagtcttttcaagtaaaatgtttcacattcaATTGAAGTCTTAAGTCATTGGTATGAAAGTATAAGTCAAGTCCTAAGTCTTTTGAGGTTTTATCAAGTTAAGTCTGAAGTCACAATTTTGTGACTTAAGTCATGGAATCTAGattccaagtcatgtgactctgCCTAAGTCTAACAGGCAACAACTGATCATTAAAggcaggataaaaaaaatgtgtcctCACTTACTTTTCAGAGTACATGACGGTATATGTATGCTCAGACTCTTCAACAGTCCATTTGAGAATAGTTTGAAAATCTAGAGATGTCCAATGAACATTCTGTGCTTTGGGAACAGAAGTGTCACCTGGAAAtatgaacagaaaatatttgtctctttagaatggaagcgTTTTTTACTCCTTTCACTGAAAGTTTAGCATTATGATATGTGGCTTTACGTTTTGTGATTCTATGATCTTCCTtccttattttcttctgtttgagAGTAAAATACTCAACACGTTATGCTTGATACACTTTCATTAAACATACATTCACcaccattttaaatttaatgtacAAGTAATGGAACAAAACATTCGATGAACAATGGTCCAAGTTTTGCCttttcttgctaaaaaaaaaccaggTTCTGTTTTCTAGAAGACTTGGCAGtctaaaaaagttcaaatgaaatCAGATGATGCTGTTCAACAATTTTGTGTCCATGAAGATGCAGTGTCATCAAAGGTGAAGGAAAAATACCATAAATTGCACTATCTCTGTCTAATTACATATAGATATCCATATAGTATaatatttgtaactttttttgacACCACTTGTGGTTTTTAATGTAGGCTATTTGGGTGACATTAGAAAATTCTCAGATACTttcttgcattttaattggttgaGTAGAGGGAGGGGCTTCGCAAGGGTGCCATTCATTTGAGAACCACCACTGACCGGCATTACCCGGTAGGAGGGGTTCACACAGGGCTGTGGTCAGAAAAAGGGAAGCACTCTTGCACACTTGGTGACTTTTCAAAACCCTGTAGGAACTTTCTTTATCTCAAAaagactgtgggaggaagcgggagtacctggagagaactcaccatgcacacatgcaaactccatgcagaaaaacccgggcagggaatcgaacccaggaccttcttgctgcaaggcaacagtgctaccaactgcgccactgtgcagcccatgacagtaaaatataagacaAGATCAAGCTTCTCCACCTTCTCCCTATTAATTCCGTCCAAAGAAATGCACCCTGGtcacaaacaaccaatcagaaccagtaggagggtcttagtgctatCAATCAACCTCATCTACATGCTGCTCATTGTGCTAATTGCAGAGAAACAGCTTAGTGTTCCAGAAAAACTGTTAATCTGCCATCATTGTTGGGCATAcaaactagctttagcattcatggcaggctctGCTGTGGTGAACTATCTGTGAATTGACATCACTAAAACCCTctttctggttctgactggttgtttttgatgtAGCTGTGTATTTTATGGCCGGTCCACAGGGAGAAGGCTGAGGaccttaatttttttcacagattatctgtgttatattatactgtcacaacctGGTGATAGTTTTAGCAAATgtataaaagatattttttatactGCATCTTTAATACTGATGCTAACGTTACTATGAGGCAATGTGGCGACAGTGGTAAGAGTTTGTCCTGCAATCGACAGGTTGCCAGTTCCATCTCCGCTCTTTCCACTTCTGTCATTCTGACCTTGACCAAACGTGTCACTATCAGTCATACACTCCTCAGTCAGTCTGTCAGGCTCTGTTAGTCTGAGTGTATGAATCTTTGTGTGAATGAGTGactgactgaatgtagtgtgggGTCCTCTGGTCTTGATACAGCACAAGTACAAGCCATTTATCAAGATCTCCACCCACAGAATTATAATCTGTTACAGATCAGTTAAACAGACTGATAAGTGCTGACCatagtgttttatttctgctaaaagTAAAGCTTTTACCTGAATCCGCAGGTGGATCAATGAAAGGGTTCAATAAAAAGCAGGGTATCacatgctgaaaatgttatgttCCTCTGTATTCCTTCAACAGGCAGAATAAACATGAACTTTTTACTCTGAATCCAATGTGAGGTGGAACaccagaaaggagaaaaagttaaacagtTCCTGAAGATAAACTAAATCATATAAGGTCTGACCGGTAGGTTTCTGAGAAGGCTGTTTATTCACAGGGATACACTGGCAAGTCAGTAAACATTCAGACAATTTCCAACCTAATATCATCCaactatgtaaataaaatgtacctCATTGTTAAATTACTTAGGTTGTTTGCAGACGATTGAACTTCTCTCTTACAGACCAATAGACTAGTTATACTCAGTAATGGCATGGTATCCAACAGAAGTAAACCATAAACATGACAGCACCATTTCAAGTGCACTTTGTGGAGTTTTCATAGAGAGGCTGGTGCAGATGACTTGTAccagaacagaagaaaacaatgaTCTCATGACTTACCTGTGGTCATGCTCCAAGCAGTCATACATGCTCCCACAGACAGCAGAGTTTTTATACAAGCCATGTTAACACACTAGAATACGTTCCAAGGCAATCTGTGGTAACTTCACTAACTACCTGAGCTGAAAAGAAGCTCATCTGGTTTTCAGCGGCTCAGACTGTTTTTATGTAGCAGGGCAGAGAGCGTGGGAGCTGCAGTGAGGTGGAGCTAGGGGAACATTCAGGGTCCGCCTGCTGTGTGCTGATTCtttccacatgtttgcacataTGGGGCTCAGTCTGAATTCCTCCCTAAAAGTCC includes:
- the LOC114146111 gene encoding tissue factor-like isoform X2; the protein is MYDCLEHDHRDHNWMDVDNCFSMSETECDLTQQLEASNKNYEADIRADSDHLADKFGLDYDFPHTYAPMFNPYKESNISALEFSITDVDEGTVILNITHPLTSITVGGKQQTIKDILKNDLKYKIIYSKSGSTGEKYKIADSSSAEVSGLDAGQSYCFMVAAFIPSRPKATQLGAWSTQQCRRGDTHFTQDLSLGAWVGIIFILITVIIVFITTTILCCRRNHKRHKNIQTAESSAPI
- the LOC114146111 gene encoding tissue factor-like isoform X1, with product MACIKTLLSVGACMTAWSMTTGDTSVPKAQNVHWTSLDFQTILKWTVEESEHTYTVMYSEKDHNWMDVDNCFSMSETECDLTQQLEASNKNYEADIRADSDHLADKFGLDYDFPHTYAPMFNPYKESNISALEFSITDVDEGTVILNITHPLTSITVGGKQQTIKDILKNDLKYKIIYSKSGSTGEKYKIADSSSAEVSGLDAGQSYCFMVAAFIPSRPKATQLGAWSTQQCRRGDTHFTQDLSLGAWVGIIFILITVIIVFITTTILCCRRNHKRHKNIQTAESSAPI